From a single Calothrix sp. NIES-2098 genomic region:
- a CDS encoding cell division protein FtsZ encodes MTLDNNQGLTYKNSQSVGQSGFSLAVNSNNPFNHSGLNFGQNHDSKKITAESNRIGEIVPGRVANIKVIGVGGGGGNAVNRMIESDVSGVEFWSINTDAQALTLAGAPSRLQIGQKLTRGLGAGGNPAIGQKAAEESRDEIATALEGADLVFITAGMGGGTGTGAAPIVAEVAKEMGALTVGVVTRPFVFEGRRRTSQAEQGIEGLKSRVDTLIIIPNNKLLEVIPEQTPVQEAFRYADDVLRQGVQGISDIITIPGLVNVDFADVRAVMADAGSALMGIGVSSGKSRAREAAIAAISSPLLECSIEGARGVVFNITGGSDLTLHEVNAAAETIYEVVDPNANIIFGAVIDDRLQGEVRITVIATGFTGELQAAPQQTVANTRVATPPPKRPMSQPPAASPPTPIAEPKEKPVLDIPDFLQRRRNPPKN; translated from the coding sequence ATGACACTTGATAATAACCAAGGGCTTACCTATAAAAACTCCCAATCTGTGGGACAGTCAGGATTCTCACTGGCTGTTAACTCGAATAATCCCTTTAATCACTCTGGGCTTAACTTCGGACAGAATCATGACAGTAAAAAGATTACTGCTGAAAGCAACAGAATTGGTGAGATTGTTCCGGGTCGGGTTGCGAACATCAAAGTGATTGGTGTAGGTGGCGGTGGTGGTAATGCCGTTAACCGCATGATAGAGTCTGATGTCAGTGGAGTGGAGTTTTGGTCAATTAATACTGATGCTCAAGCTTTGACTTTAGCAGGTGCGCCTAGTAGGTTACAAATAGGACAGAAATTGACCCGTGGTTTAGGCGCAGGTGGTAATCCTGCTATTGGTCAAAAGGCAGCTGAGGAATCGCGGGATGAAATTGCTACAGCTTTGGAAGGTGCTGACCTGGTATTTATTACCGCTGGAATGGGAGGTGGTACAGGAACTGGTGCAGCTCCAATTGTTGCGGAAGTAGCAAAAGAAATGGGTGCTCTCACTGTAGGGGTTGTGACACGTCCATTTGTTTTTGAAGGACGCCGTCGTACTAGTCAAGCAGAGCAGGGCATTGAAGGGCTAAAAAGTAGGGTAGATACGCTGATTATTATCCCTAACAATAAGCTGTTGGAAGTGATACCTGAGCAAACTCCCGTGCAAGAAGCGTTTCGCTATGCGGATGATGTGCTACGTCAAGGGGTGCAAGGAATTTCGGATATCATCACCATCCCTGGGTTGGTAAATGTTGACTTTGCTGATGTTCGGGCTGTGATGGCCGATGCGGGATCGGCATTGATGGGTATAGGAGTTAGCTCTGGGAAATCAAGAGCTAGAGAAGCTGCGATCGCTGCTATTTCCTCACCTTTACTAGAATGTTCTATTGAAGGAGCTAGAGGAGTTGTTTTTAACATTACTGGTGGTAGCGACCTCACCTTGCATGAAGTGAACGCTGCCGCAGAAACAATCTATGAAGTAGTTGATCCCAACGCCAATATTATTTTTGGTGCTGTGATTGATGACAGGCTCCAAGGTGAAGTACGTATTACTGTAATTGCAACTGGTTTTACTGGCGAACTACAAGCAGCACCACAACAAACTGTAGCAAACACAAGGGTTGCAACCCCTCCCCCGAAGCGTCCTATGTCACAGCCACCTGCTGCTAGTCCCCCAACACCAATTGCAGAGCCAAAAGAAAAACCTGTATTAGATATTCCTGATTTTCTCCAACGGCGGCGTAACCCACCAAAGAATTGA
- a CDS encoding glutathione synthetase produces MKLAFIIDPIHQLDPCHDTSVALMEAAQILGHEVWVTQANLLSVVEGKAWAILQRVELIPVQLVEGRYFAVNPWYKLSEAQPAFTCLDTMDAVFMRTDPPVNDSYLYATYILDYINQDKTLIINSPKGIRGANEKMYALQFTNVIPETIVSADKHVIRKFVEAKGATVLKPLGNKAGEGILFLQSSDRNFNSIVELSTFQGRVPVMVQTYLPQAKDGDKRIILLNGEPIGALNRLSSGSDFRNNMATGGTVAQTEITSREHEICTQIAEKLRQDGLIFVGIDVIGGYLTEVNVTSPTGVREIDRFNGTSLGRLVILWVEQTLQRKK; encoded by the coding sequence GTGAAACTAGCTTTTATCATTGATCCCATCCATCAGCTCGATCCATGCCATGATACTAGTGTTGCTCTGATGGAAGCAGCGCAAATCCTAGGACACGAAGTTTGGGTAACACAAGCTAATCTCTTGAGTGTAGTAGAAGGCAAAGCCTGGGCTATCTTACAGCGTGTAGAACTCATACCAGTGCAGTTGGTGGAAGGACGCTATTTTGCAGTCAATCCTTGGTACAAGTTGAGCGAAGCTCAACCTGCTTTCACTTGCCTGGACACAATGGATGCTGTATTTATGCGGACAGATCCACCAGTCAACGATTCCTACCTCTATGCAACCTATATTCTGGATTACATTAACCAAGACAAAACCTTAATAATAAACAGTCCTAAGGGTATCAGAGGCGCAAACGAAAAAATGTACGCGCTTCAGTTTACCAATGTAATTCCAGAAACCATAGTGAGTGCTGATAAGCACGTTATCCGTAAATTTGTAGAAGCAAAAGGGGCAACTGTTCTCAAACCACTAGGCAACAAAGCTGGAGAAGGAATTTTATTTTTACAATCAAGCGATCGCAATTTCAACTCAATTGTTGAACTTAGTACTTTTCAAGGTCGAGTACCAGTCATGGTACAAACTTACTTACCACAGGCAAAAGACGGAGATAAAAGAATTATCCTCCTGAATGGCGAACCGATTGGTGCCCTCAATCGTCTATCTAGTGGCAGTGACTTTCGCAACAATATGGCGACTGGCGGTACAGTTGCTCAAACTGAAATTACCTCAAGAGAGCATGAAATTTGTACCCAAATTGCTGAAAAATTACGCCAAGATGGCTTAATTTTTGTAGGTATTGACGTGATCGGCGGTTACTTGACCGAAGTCAACGTCACCAGTCCGACTGGAGTGCGCGAGATTGACAGATTCAATGGTACTAGCCTTGGTCGTCTTGTCATTCTCTGGGTTGAGCAGACTCTACAACGTAAAAAATAG
- a CDS encoding glutaredoxin, whose translation MAAKVEIYTWRTCPFCIRAKNLLNNKGVEFIEYKIDGDETARAKMAQRANGRRSLPQIFINDNHVGGCDDIYVLENQGKLDDLLTSSNSV comes from the coding sequence ATGGCTGCTAAGGTAGAAATCTATACCTGGAGAACTTGCCCATTTTGCATCCGGGCGAAAAATTTGCTGAATAATAAAGGGGTAGAATTTATCGAATATAAGATTGATGGAGACGAGACAGCACGGGCTAAAATGGCTCAAAGAGCAAATGGAAGACGCTCTTTACCACAAATTTTCATCAATGACAATCATGTTGGTGGTTGTGATGATATTTATGTTTTAGAAAATCAAGGCAAGCTAGACGATCTACTAACTTCTAGCAATAGCGTATAG
- a CDS encoding prolyl 4-hydroxylase alpha subunit, giving the protein MAFAFKDKVETNMTTEPEISVQAIETVQLVNVNALSSEYLQIENFLTPDEHQQLLKYVLEKKADFVPTSTSTNAMNYRESLVLYSFPEFSELILQKIDAIIPDVITKLGLQSFAINYIESQLTAHNDGHYYKIHNDNGSPETFLRELTYVYYFYREPKPFSGGELLIYDSQISNKFYVNSDLFNTVEPRNNSIVFFLSRYMHEVRPVSCPSQAFADSRFTINGWINRTAN; this is encoded by the coding sequence ATGGCATTTGCTTTTAAAGATAAAGTGGAAACCAATATGACTACAGAACCCGAAATTTCAGTACAGGCGATAGAAACAGTTCAACTAGTAAATGTTAATGCTTTGTCTTCTGAATATCTCCAAATAGAAAACTTTTTAACACCAGATGAACATCAGCAACTACTCAAATATGTTCTAGAAAAGAAAGCAGATTTTGTACCTACCAGTACTTCCACTAACGCTATGAATTATCGGGAATCATTGGTTCTCTACTCCTTTCCCGAATTTTCCGAACTCATCTTACAGAAAATAGACGCGATTATACCTGATGTAATCACCAAATTAGGACTACAATCATTTGCCATCAATTATATTGAAAGCCAACTCACCGCACATAATGATGGTCATTATTACAAAATCCATAATGATAACGGTAGTCCAGAAACTTTTCTCAGAGAACTTACTTACGTTTATTACTTTTATCGAGAACCTAAACCTTTCTCTGGTGGAGAGTTACTGATCTATGATAGTCAAATCTCTAATAAATTTTATGTAAATTCTGATTTATTTAACACAGTTGAGCCTCGTAACAATAGTATTGTCTTCTTCCTCAGCCGCTATATGCACGAAGTACGGCCTGTTAGTTGCCCATCTCAAGCTTTTGCAGATAGCCGCTTTACTATTAACGGTTGGATTAATCGCACCGCAAACTAA
- a CDS encoding GTP-binding protein HSR1-related protein: protein MCAYLNRRGQVIRVGVGTPRQTQIPPLELPRYAAERLSGIRCIATHLKSEPPNEAALTAMALQRLDALAVLNITGTGFTRRGGGAAGYVKEAYLAHLTPQESQPMLASATLSKVGSSAVQSPSWSVSPPLSLDELTQQDLIDLVENLEAEFQREFVAQQVDIDHDRVLIVGVMTDEMTPLAFHDTLAELARLVDTAGGDVLQTVQQKRSRIHPQTVVGEGKVQEVALTAQTLGANLVVFDRDLSPAQVRNLEAQIGVRVVDRTEVILDIFAQRAQSRAGKLQVELAQLEYMLPRLTGRGQAMSRLGGGIGTRGPGETKLETERRAIQRRISRLQQEVNQLQAHRSRLRQRRQHREVPSVALVGYTNAGKSTLLNALTNAEVYTADQLFATLDPTTRRLVIPHAETGESQEILLTDTVGFIHELPVSLMDAFRATLEEVTEADALLHLVDLSHPAWLSHIRSVREILAQMPVTPGPALVAFNKIDRVNSETLALAREEFPLAVFISASQRLGLETLRHRLTQLIQYAVDSR from the coding sequence GTGTGTGCCTACCTCAACCGTCGCGGACAAGTGATTCGCGTAGGGGTAGGCACACCGCGTCAAACGCAAATTCCACCGTTAGAACTGCCCCGTTATGCTGCAGAACGACTTAGCGGTATTCGTTGCATTGCCACTCATCTGAAGTCAGAACCGCCAAATGAAGCGGCGCTGACGGCTATGGCCTTGCAACGCTTAGATGCTTTAGCAGTACTCAATATTACCGGAACAGGATTTACCCGCCGAGGCGGAGGCGCTGCTGGGTATGTCAAAGAAGCTTATTTGGCTCACCTGACACCCCAAGAGTCTCAGCCTATGCTAGCCAGTGCAACTTTATCTAAAGTCGGGTCGAGTGCTGTCCAATCTCCTAGCTGGAGTGTGTCACCACCTCTGAGTTTGGATGAGTTGACACAGCAAGATTTGATAGATTTAGTAGAAAATCTGGAAGCAGAATTTCAGCGCGAATTTGTTGCCCAGCAAGTAGATATTGACCACGATCGCGTGTTAATTGTGGGAGTGATGACAGATGAGATGACTCCTCTAGCATTCCACGATACCTTAGCGGAATTAGCACGCTTGGTAGATACAGCTGGGGGCGATGTATTGCAGACAGTACAGCAAAAGCGATCGCGTATTCATCCTCAAACAGTAGTCGGTGAGGGCAAAGTCCAAGAAGTCGCCCTGACTGCTCAAACTTTGGGGGCAAATCTAGTAGTATTTGACCGCGACCTCTCACCCGCCCAAGTCCGTAATTTAGAAGCGCAGATTGGTGTGCGGGTAGTTGACCGTACCGAAGTAATTTTGGATATATTTGCCCAACGCGCTCAGTCCCGTGCTGGTAAGTTACAAGTAGAACTGGCACAGCTTGAATATATGCTGCCGCGGCTGACTGGTAGAGGGCAAGCAATGTCCCGGTTAGGAGGTGGTATTGGTACTCGTGGCCCTGGTGAAACAAAACTAGAAACTGAACGCCGTGCTATTCAACGGCGCATTTCGCGTTTGCAACAAGAAGTTAACCAGCTGCAAGCACATCGTTCCCGCTTACGCCAGCGCCGACAGCATCGGGAAGTACCCTCAGTAGCTTTAGTTGGTTATACGAATGCTGGTAAATCCACCTTGCTAAATGCCCTCACCAATGCCGAAGTATATACAGCAGACCAGCTGTTTGCCACTCTTGACCCCACCACACGCCGCCTGGTGATTCCTCATGCCGAAACAGGTGAATCTCAAGAAATACTACTGACAGATACGGTAGGATTTATACACGAATTACCTGTCTCATTAATGGATGCTTTTCGGGCTACCTTAGAGGAAGTCACAGAAGCAGATGCTTTACTACACTTAGTCGATTTATCTCATCCAGCTTGGTTGAGTCATATTCGCTCAGTTAGAGAAATCTTAGCTCAAATGCCAGTGACTCCAGGCCCAGCATTGGTTGCTTTTAACAAGATCGATCGAGTCAATAGCGAAACCTTAGCTTTAGCTAGGGAAGAATTTCCTCTAGCAGTATTTATTTCTGCTAGCCAGCGCTTAGGATTAGAAACCTTACGCCATCGCTTAACCCAGCTAATTCAATACGCTGTTGACTCTCGGTAA
- a CDS encoding carboxyl-terminal protease — MVITKSKLVLGATAVTLSTIAITSLGIHSRGQALNNSPKELIDEVWQVVQRQYVDGTFNQVDWQAVRKEYLSKSYSSKKEAYKSIREMLKKLDDPYTRFMDPEEFKNMQVDTSGELTGIGITISQDEKTKQLVVIAPIEDTPAFKAGILAKDEILKIDGKSTEGMDTNQAVSLIRGEAGSKVKLTIRRSGQTKDFEITRARIEIHPVKFSQKQTPAGNIGYIRLNQFSANAGKEMRNAIKDLETKQVVGYVMDLRGNPGGLLFSSVEIARMWLNKGTIVSTIDRQGEQEREIANGRALTDKPLVVLVDKGSASASEILSGALQDNKRATLVGSQTFGKGLVQSVRPLEDGSGLAVTIAKYHTPSGKDINKHGIDPDVKVDLTDAQRKDLWLNERDKFATLQDPQFAKAVEVLGKQIAARGTTSVGKN; from the coding sequence ATGGTGATTACAAAAAGTAAGCTGGTTTTGGGTGCTACGGCAGTGACGCTCTCAACTATTGCTATTACGAGCCTTGGCATTCACTCACGAGGTCAGGCCTTAAATAACAGTCCCAAGGAACTGATAGACGAAGTTTGGCAAGTTGTGCAGCGCCAATACGTAGACGGTACTTTTAATCAAGTAGATTGGCAGGCTGTACGGAAGGAGTACTTAAGTAAGTCCTACAGTAGTAAAAAAGAAGCTTATAAGTCCATCCGGGAAATGCTGAAAAAGCTAGATGACCCTTATACCCGGTTCATGGACCCAGAGGAATTTAAAAATATGCAAGTTGATACCTCTGGTGAGTTAACAGGTATTGGTATCACAATCAGTCAGGATGAAAAAACAAAGCAGCTTGTTGTGATCGCCCCGATTGAGGATACTCCAGCATTTAAGGCTGGTATTTTAGCCAAGGATGAAATTCTCAAAATCGACGGTAAAAGTACTGAGGGGATGGATACAAACCAGGCAGTGTCCCTCATTCGCGGTGAAGCAGGCTCTAAGGTAAAACTAACTATTAGGCGTAGCGGTCAAACTAAGGATTTTGAAATTACACGGGCACGAATTGAAATCCATCCAGTGAAGTTTTCACAAAAACAAACTCCAGCTGGAAATATAGGTTACATTCGCCTAAACCAGTTCAGCGCCAATGCTGGCAAAGAAATGCGAAATGCCATTAAAGACTTAGAAACCAAACAAGTAGTTGGTTATGTCATGGATCTGCGTGGCAATCCTGGTGGTTTACTCTTCTCAAGTGTGGAAATTGCTCGGATGTGGCTGAATAAAGGCACAATTGTCTCCACAATTGATCGTCAAGGTGAGCAAGAGCGAGAAATAGCCAATGGACGTGCTTTGACAGATAAGCCGTTGGTCGTTTTGGTAGATAAAGGTTCAGCTAGTGCCAGCGAAATCCTCTCTGGAGCTTTGCAAGACAACAAACGTGCTACCTTGGTAGGCAGTCAAACCTTTGGCAAGGGCTTGGTACAATCTGTACGCCCGCTAGAAGATGGCTCCGGATTAGCGGTGACGATCGCTAAATACCATACCCCAAGTGGTAAAGATATTAATAAGCATGGTATCGATCCCGATGTGAAGGTGGATTTGACCGATGCCCAAAGGAAAGATTTGTGGCTCAACGAACGGGACAAATTTGCCACCCTCCAAGATCCACAATTCGCTAAGGCAGTAGAAGTGCTAGGCAAGCAAATTGCTGCTAGGGGCACCACTAGTGTAGGGAAAAATTAA